A part of Thermococcus sp. SY098 genomic DNA contains:
- a CDS encoding NTP transferase domain-containing protein: MRAYILAFPEKRWESYLTPLDEDPLVKIVEQRLRMAKRIDKVYTIIRKGQLKRFSLHVSNPVEVKAKNKIEALYKALPASGELLLVEGNMPLIMPFLVNYLSTLFLDSDSEALIPSWSDGTLEVTHAFYDAKALKSALEACLAENEKKLSCIKEYLDYETVSIEELAKKNPKVTLSFFKVKSSFDLRFAEETLKKIERGDI, encoded by the coding sequence ATGCGTGCTTACATTTTAGCATTCCCAGAAAAAAGGTGGGAGAGCTATCTCACACCTTTGGATGAAGATCCTCTCGTTAAGATAGTTGAGCAAAGGCTCAGAATGGCAAAGAGGATTGATAAAGTCTACACAATCATAAGAAAGGGACAGCTGAAGCGCTTTTCTCTTCACGTCTCAAACCCCGTTGAAGTTAAAGCCAAAAACAAAATCGAAGCGCTTTACAAAGCTTTACCAGCTTCTGGAGAGCTCCTCCTTGTTGAAGGAAATATGCCGCTGATAATGCCCTTTCTGGTAAATTACCTCTCAACACTGTTTTTAGATTCAGACAGCGAAGCATTAATTCCATCATGGAGCGATGGGACATTAGAGGTTACACATGCGTTTTATGACGCAAAAGCATTAAAGAGTGCCTTAGAGGCTTGTCTGGCAGAAAACGAGAAAAAGCTGAGCTGCATTAAGGAATATCTGGATTATGAAACAGTGAGCATTGAAGAGCTTGCTAAGAAAAATCCCAAGGTAACGCTGAGCTTCTTTAAAGTTAAGAGCAGCTTTGATTTAAGATTCGCTGAAGAAACACTCAAAAAGATTGAAAGAGGGGACATTTAA
- a CDS encoding biotin transporter BioY, translating into MKAKEIAYSALFAALTAVGAQISIPIGEVPVTLQVLFVLLSGLILGARLGFLSQAIYLLMGAIGLPVFAGFKGGFVYLYGPTGGYLIAFPVAAFLVGLISERYENLKGYILGSLTGIGVIYLLGWLRLGFYFGGNFGKAFAVGVAPFVVIDLIKAGVAVVVADRVKKSGII; encoded by the coding sequence ATGAAGGCAAAGGAAATTGCATACTCAGCCTTATTTGCCGCATTAACTGCAGTTGGAGCTCAAATAAGCATTCCAATTGGGGAAGTACCGGTAACTCTGCAGGTTCTCTTCGTCCTGCTCAGCGGATTGATTTTGGGAGCGCGTTTGGGTTTCCTAAGTCAGGCGATATACCTCCTGATGGGTGCTATAGGACTCCCTGTTTTTGCGGGATTTAAAGGGGGATTTGTTTACCTCTATGGTCCAACGGGAGGTTATTTAATAGCTTTCCCAGTAGCCGCATTTTTGGTTGGTCTGATAAGTGAGAGATATGAGAATCTAAAAGGCTATATCCTGGGTTCTTTAACTGGCATTGGTGTTATCTATCTCTTGGGCTGGCTTAGACTGGGTTTCTACTTCGGAGGAAACTTCGGAAAAGCCTTTGCAGTGGGCGTTGCACCCTTTGTTGTTATTGACCTGATTAAAGCTGGGGTTGCTGTGGTGGTTGCGGACAGGGTGAAAAAATCTGGGATTATTTAA
- a CDS encoding pyrolysin: MKKIASLVIVFLFLASSIGFGSFPEVSAQSNYSNQRVLLLKNVDAWGSNAVEEMLDEIGVPYDVLSSSEFAPLTASDLINKYDVIIIESDQPQNFYDELAPEMGDIEEFVKAGKVLQVHAANWGWHGGVWKTPLPGGVEIVKSYSNYDYNVEKDLWYYSTFASHGYLTNLPQDAKIITVQSDTRYSQGNPDYTKPSAVTYTFGKGLVFATGLTLEYSAEYRGAMWKEFLKEIIIGSLEFKPAKKVEYFDYAMMNYIWYMLYNRYTEKFDEMYKETEQYNITNSTIPQVAEYKSLAEKHYELGWQYGHPIKGHIQALPHMRRAYMNIKKAYVLLDYSLKGLKHWQALENNNLTALIQQNNDASTLYWVGGPLNGTYKGIENAKATWSRFLGGNNVTKVDVYNITLAKSEEGMTGIRAVVIVSTKEGKRIPLRYEIYFKDDSIIEEWWIIDPSVLEMAKD, translated from the coding sequence ATGAAAAAAATAGCAAGTTTAGTGATCGTATTCTTATTTCTAGCGAGCAGCATTGGATTTGGTAGTTTTCCAGAAGTTTCTGCTCAAAGTAATTACAGCAACCAACGAGTTTTATTGTTGAAAAATGTTGATGCTTGGGGCTCAAATGCCGTCGAAGAAATGTTAGATGAAATCGGTGTTCCATACGATGTCCTTTCATCTTCTGAGTTCGCGCCTTTAACGGCTTCAGATCTCATAAATAAATACGACGTGATCATCATAGAAAGTGATCAGCCCCAAAATTTCTATGACGAACTTGCCCCAGAAATGGGGGACATTGAAGAGTTTGTCAAAGCAGGGAAAGTCCTACAGGTACATGCTGCAAACTGGGGATGGCACGGAGGAGTATGGAAAACCCCTCTGCCAGGAGGAGTTGAAATAGTGAAGAGCTACTCAAACTATGACTACAACGTCGAAAAAGATTTGTGGTATTACAGCACCTTTGCCAGCCATGGTTACCTTACAAACCTGCCGCAGGATGCCAAAATTATAACCGTGCAATCCGATACAAGATACTCCCAAGGAAATCCAGACTACACAAAACCGAGTGCAGTCACATACACATTTGGAAAGGGACTTGTGTTTGCAACCGGGCTTACTTTGGAATACAGTGCAGAATATAGGGGGGCTATGTGGAAAGAATTCCTTAAGGAAATCATTATCGGCAGCCTTGAGTTTAAACCAGCTAAAAAAGTTGAATATTTTGACTACGCAATGATGAACTACATATGGTACATGCTCTACAACAGGTATACTGAGAAATTTGATGAGATGTACAAGGAAACTGAACAATATAACATAACAAACTCAACAATCCCCCAAGTAGCTGAGTACAAATCACTTGCAGAAAAGCACTATGAACTGGGCTGGCAATACGGACATCCGATTAAAGGCCACATACAAGCGTTGCCACATATGAGAAGGGCATACATGAACATAAAGAAGGCATACGTTCTGCTCGACTACTCTCTGAAGGGATTGAAACATTGGCAAGCACTTGAGAACAACAACTTAACTGCACTGATTCAACAGAACAATGATGCATCGACGCTTTACTGGGTTGGAGGACCACTCAATGGCACATATAAAGGGATAGAGAATGCAAAAGCGACATGGAGCAGATTCTTGGGTGGCAATAACGTGACTAAAGTAGATGTATACAACATAACACTTGCAAAAAGTGAAGAGGGTATGACAGGCATACGTGCCGTTGTGATAGTATCAACCAAGGAAGGCAAGAGGATTCCGCTGAGATATGAGATCTACTTCAAAGATGACAGCATAATTGAGGAGTGGTGGATTATCGATCCTTCAGTCCTTGAAATGGCAAAAGACTGA
- a CDS encoding energy-coupling factor ABC transporter ATP-binding protein: MIEVKNLWHIYEGKRIALKNVSLSFGNEIIALVGPNGSGKTTLAKHFNGLLKPTKGEVFIDGINTKNASVAELSRIVGYVFQNPENMFFEENVFKEVAFGPKNLGLSGEALEKRVKWALRIVNLSGYEDRSPYSLSGGEKQRLAIACILAMKPKYVILDEPTTGLDEKSSESIKEVIKKLRKEGHGIMLITHDMELVLELAERVVLLYDGIKVFDGSVDEFFQLDLRNYEMEIPELLRISKSLGMDFVRSVDEFVNLLLKRVVT; encoded by the coding sequence ATGATAGAAGTCAAAAATCTCTGGCACATCTATGAGGGAAAAAGAATTGCTCTGAAAAATGTTAGTCTGAGCTTTGGAAACGAGATAATTGCATTAGTTGGCCCCAATGGCTCCGGAAAGACCACCTTGGCAAAACACTTCAATGGGCTTTTAAAGCCCACAAAAGGAGAAGTTTTCATTGACGGCATCAACACCAAAAACGCCAGTGTGGCGGAGCTTTCAAGGATTGTTGGATACGTTTTTCAGAATCCAGAAAACATGTTTTTTGAAGAAAACGTTTTTAAAGAAGTTGCATTTGGGCCAAAAAATCTTGGACTTAGCGGAGAAGCTCTTGAAAAGAGAGTTAAATGGGCACTCAGGATTGTGAATCTAAGTGGATATGAAGACAGAAGCCCATATTCGCTCAGCGGTGGGGAAAAGCAGAGACTGGCAATAGCGTGCATACTTGCAATGAAACCCAAGTATGTAATCTTAGATGAACCGACCACGGGCCTGGATGAGAAAAGCTCGGAAAGCATAAAAGAGGTTATAAAGAAGCTAAGAAAAGAAGGACATGGGATAATGCTGATAACCCATGACATGGAGCTCGTTTTAGAGCTGGCGGAGCGAGTAGTTCTGCTATATGATGGGATCAAAGTTTTTGATGGCTCTGTTGATGAATTCTTCCAGCTTGATCTAAGAAATTACGAAATGGAAATACCCGAACTCCTCAGGATCAGTAAATCCCTTGGAATGGATTTTGTAAGGAGTGTTGATGAGTTCGTAAATCTGCTGTTGAAGAGGGTGGTAACATGA
- a CDS encoding energy-coupling factor transporter transmembrane component T, whose amino-acid sequence MMYTLYIERDSFLHHLDPRVKIISSLLGVLAMILFNSPYLLFALFAILSLSLRFLGKISFKEQIKVLKPLTPLILITIAIWPFILDPKTFGLFIGLGYALRLASMAMITFGLLMTTTQRELILGFIKLKMPYEIGLTLTIALRYIPTLFGLAQTIIDAQKSRGLELEKGSFFSRIKKTVPILIPLIIASIKTAHELSIALESRAFGANRKRTFLHTIQMEKKDYIALIFVLLLFGLALYARYQLGIGYVKLY is encoded by the coding sequence ATGATGTACACCCTTTACATTGAGCGCGATTCCTTCCTTCATCACTTAGATCCAAGGGTTAAAATAATTTCCTCCCTCCTTGGAGTTTTAGCCATGATTCTCTTCAACTCTCCCTATCTGCTCTTTGCCCTCTTTGCCATTCTTTCCCTTTCTCTTAGATTCCTTGGAAAAATTAGTTTTAAGGAGCAGATAAAGGTATTGAAGCCACTAACCCCACTAATACTCATAACAATTGCAATCTGGCCTTTCATTTTAGATCCAAAGACATTTGGACTGTTCATCGGATTAGGATATGCTTTAAGACTTGCGTCCATGGCTATGATAACTTTTGGTCTTTTAATGACAACAACTCAGAGAGAGCTAATTTTAGGCTTCATAAAACTCAAAATGCCTTATGAGATTGGACTAACTCTCACAATAGCCCTTAGATACATACCAACCTTATTCGGCTTAGCTCAAACAATAATTGACGCCCAAAAATCAAGGGGTCTGGAGCTCGAAAAAGGCAGCTTTTTCTCAAGGATTAAAAAAACGGTACCCATCTTAATTCCACTGATAATTGCATCCATAAAAACCGCCCATGAGCTTAGTATAGCCTTAGAAAGCAGGGCTTTTGGTGCAAATAGGAAGAGAACGTTCCTTCATACAATCCAAATGGAGAAAAAAGACTACATAGCACTCATTTTTGTGCTTCTGTTGTTTGGCTTAGCATTATATGCAAGATACCAGCTTGGAATTGGATATGTGAAGCTATACTAA